Proteins encoded in a region of the Trichosurus vulpecula isolate mTriVul1 chromosome 9, mTriVul1.pri, whole genome shotgun sequence genome:
- the LOC118832054 gene encoding 40S ribosomal protein S13-like, whose translation MHTPGKGLSQLSLPYRCSTPTWLKLTLDINVKEQVYKLTKKGLMPSEIGVILRDSHGMAQVHFVTGNKILRILKSKELAPDLPEDLYHLIKKAVAVQKHLERSRKDKDSKFYRILILLLNF comes from the coding sequence ATGCACACTCCCGGGAAAGGCCTGTCCCAGTTGTCTCTGCCATACCGCTGCAGCACGCCCACGTGGCTGAAGCTCACCTTGGACATCAACGTGAAGGAGCAGGTCTACAAGTTGACCAAGAAGGGCCTGATGCCCTCTGAGATAGGTGTGATCCTGAGGGATTCTCATGGCATGGCACAAGTACACTTTGTAACTGGCAACAAAATTTTGAGAATTCTGAAGTCCAAGGAACTTGCCCCTGACCTTCCTGAAGATCTTTATCACTTGATCAAGAAAGCTGTGGCTGTTCAAAAGCATCTTGAGAGAAGCAGAAAGGATAAGGATTCTAAATTCTATCGGATTCTAATTCTTTTACttaacttttaa